The following coding sequences lie in one Pseudarthrobacter phenanthrenivorans Sphe3 genomic window:
- the epsE gene encoding exopolysaccharide biosynthesis GT4 family glycosyltransferase EpsE has protein sequence MTTESVPDALRLGYLVPEFPGQTHGFFWRELGVLKQLGVSPGVVSTRHPGRNASRNDWGEHAASITPYLASVSVPAFLSCVRELRALTPGRLAEVLRHAARMSKVGDRAPRFARPRGFITQLVWLALGARLSGLAREQDWQHVHVHSCGNAAYIALYARLLSGLPYSLTLHGPLADYGGNQEYKWSNAAFALVITEQLEGQVRQSLRTALPTVRVAPMGVDVNVFKRSQPYVPWTAPGTFRIFSCGRLNPSKGHDVLLAAVRMLVENGADVQLVIAGEDEAGGRGYRQVIERLIDNMGLQDRVRLLGCVPDKVIRQELSLAHVFTLASHAEPLGVAIMEAMSMGLPVVATAAGGVSELVVPGRTGVLVKSGDPGSLAEGLVQLMGDPLLCANMGQAGRQRATTLFSYRRSAEVLVQMARAGVVLNAEPNS, from the coding sequence ATGACAACTGAGTCCGTACCCGACGCCTTGCGACTGGGATACCTTGTTCCTGAGTTTCCGGGCCAGACGCACGGTTTTTTCTGGCGCGAACTAGGGGTCCTGAAGCAGCTAGGTGTCTCACCAGGTGTCGTCTCAACCCGGCATCCAGGCAGGAATGCTTCCAGGAATGACTGGGGGGAACACGCTGCGTCGATCACCCCGTATCTGGCCTCGGTCTCCGTGCCGGCGTTCCTTTCCTGCGTGCGGGAACTCCGCGCCCTGACACCCGGCAGGCTGGCAGAGGTCCTCCGGCATGCCGCCCGCATGTCAAAGGTTGGAGACCGGGCACCCCGCTTTGCCCGGCCTCGCGGGTTTATCACCCAGCTCGTATGGCTGGCCCTCGGAGCGAGGTTGTCTGGCCTGGCAAGGGAACAGGACTGGCAGCATGTGCACGTGCACTCCTGCGGTAACGCAGCCTACATTGCCCTGTACGCCCGGCTCCTTTCCGGGCTGCCATACAGCCTGACCCTGCATGGGCCACTTGCCGACTATGGAGGCAATCAGGAGTATAAGTGGTCCAATGCCGCCTTTGCGCTCGTCATAACAGAACAACTAGAGGGCCAAGTCCGACAGTCACTGAGAACCGCACTGCCTACCGTCAGGGTGGCTCCCATGGGTGTGGATGTGAATGTATTCAAAAGGAGCCAACCATACGTTCCGTGGACTGCACCCGGGACATTCCGGATCTTCTCCTGCGGCCGCCTTAATCCAAGCAAGGGCCACGACGTTCTCCTGGCCGCGGTCAGGATGCTGGTTGAAAATGGTGCCGATGTGCAACTTGTCATCGCCGGCGAGGATGAGGCCGGCGGGAGGGGATATCGCCAAGTAATCGAACGCCTGATCGACAACATGGGCCTCCAGGACCGTGTGCGGCTCCTCGGTTGCGTGCCAGACAAGGTGATCCGGCAGGAATTAAGCTTGGCGCACGTATTTACTTTGGCCAGCCATGCTGAGCCGCTTGGCGTAGCGATCATGGAAGCGATGAGCATGGGGCTTCCTGTAGTGGCCACGGCTGCTGGTGGGGTTTCCGAGCTAGTGGTGCCCGGTCGGACCGGAGTCCTAGTCAAGTCTGGCGACCCGGGATCACTGGCGGAGGGGTTGGTTCAACTGATGGGCGATCCCCTGTTGTGCGCGAACATGGGCCAAGCCGGGCGCCAGCGTGCCACCACCCTTTTCAGCTACCGCCGAAGCGCCGAAGTGCTTGTCCAAATGGCGCGGGCCGGGGTGGTCCTGAACGCGGAACCAAACAGCTGA
- a CDS encoding O-antigen ligase family protein, which translates to MALEVRGRPQVPLIVRAMAFCIFFFPSSMVFKPIGAAGTAPMILALLVFGLWLSSVLFGLHDPLSVKHPGRLAVGVLFLATSASYVALYAGITGGSTELARASADRWMLLLLASAGVVIVVGEVIRTMDDAMVFLRALLAGASFCSLVAVVQFTLQLNPMEWFRVAMPGFDYNGGDTPFQSRGALLRVAGSTFHSIELAVVSAMLLPLSIWRVIYDQRGHLIGRVLGPALLIFAIASTVSRSGILGLLAGLVIFIPFLPSIPRLWALLGAPVALAALFLGVPGLVSTLTGTVTTSSSDPSITTRTNNFPRVEAMVSERPWLGLGPGNYVADTAIHILDNQYLNAAVTQGIIGLVAIIIYLTLPGVSTVMAARATADPQLRSLAGAVGAGALVAAVCSLTFDSMSFPVFALTYPVLVGLGGAVWVMVKREKTADSLNELGFLRPVPDTGPGQPLRGDIPWTR; encoded by the coding sequence GTGGCACTTGAGGTCCGCGGCCGCCCGCAAGTTCCTTTGATCGTGCGGGCCATGGCCTTCTGCATCTTCTTTTTCCCGTCTTCGATGGTGTTCAAGCCCATTGGGGCTGCCGGAACCGCCCCGATGATCCTGGCCCTGCTCGTTTTCGGGCTGTGGCTCTCCAGTGTCCTTTTTGGCCTGCACGACCCGCTCAGCGTCAAGCATCCAGGACGCCTGGCAGTGGGTGTCCTTTTCCTGGCCACAAGTGCTTCATATGTTGCTCTCTACGCGGGAATCACTGGCGGAAGTACCGAATTGGCCCGGGCATCTGCGGACCGCTGGATGCTTCTGCTACTGGCCAGTGCCGGCGTTGTCATTGTCGTGGGTGAGGTGATACGGACAATGGACGATGCGATGGTGTTTCTTCGCGCGCTGCTAGCGGGTGCCAGCTTTTGCAGTCTGGTGGCGGTTGTGCAATTCACCCTCCAGTTGAACCCGATGGAATGGTTCCGCGTAGCGATGCCCGGATTTGACTACAACGGCGGTGACACACCTTTTCAATCCCGCGGGGCGCTGCTTCGCGTTGCCGGCAGCACGTTCCACTCCATTGAATTGGCTGTCGTGTCTGCCATGCTCCTGCCACTGTCCATCTGGCGCGTGATTTACGACCAACGCGGGCACCTTATAGGCCGGGTACTTGGGCCGGCCCTGCTCATCTTCGCTATTGCATCCACAGTGTCCCGTTCTGGAATTCTCGGGCTGCTTGCCGGGCTCGTGATCTTCATTCCATTCCTTCCCAGCATTCCCCGGTTGTGGGCACTGCTGGGAGCTCCGGTAGCACTGGCAGCCCTGTTCCTCGGAGTGCCCGGACTGGTTAGTACGCTCACAGGCACTGTCACCACATCCAGCTCGGACCCGTCGATTACGACACGGACCAACAACTTCCCCCGGGTCGAGGCGATGGTGTCCGAACGCCCCTGGCTGGGTCTCGGCCCGGGGAACTACGTTGCGGACACCGCGATCCATATCCTAGACAACCAGTATCTGAACGCAGCCGTCACCCAGGGAATTATAGGGCTGGTGGCCATCATCATCTATTTGACGTTGCCGGGCGTCAGCACTGTCATGGCCGCGCGTGCCACCGCCGATCCGCAGCTCAGGTCCTTAGCGGGCGCCGTCGGCGCGGGAGCCCTGGTGGCGGCCGTATGTTCTCTGACTTTCGATTCCATGTCATTCCCGGTTTTTGCTCTCACCTATCCCGTTCTAGTCGGGCTGGGCGGGGCGGTATGGGTGATGGTCAAGCGCGAGAAGACGGCAGATTCACTGAATGAGCTTGGTTTTTTGAGACCTGTTCCTGACACGGGACCAGGTCAGCCCCTGAGAGGAGACATCCCATGGACCCGCTAG
- a CDS encoding WecB/TagA/CpsF family glycosyltransferase gives MTELASLRSLVQAAALLRPERPHQVATREAGPATQGKFGEEVTLGGVPVKLLEREQALKIIIDRARDGGSRPLAVASANLDHVKHFGQGGRWADTLDHQASVEWLTLLDGSPLVSQAEMITERKWPRLSGSDLILPLLDVAETAGLRVGIVGGTGACHDLIREKFTEDHPGLTVSGLWAPERSSLADAAASHALAAEISKAGTDVLVVCLGKPRQELWISEFGQLTGAKVLLAFGAVVDFLAGRVRRAPARVSDAGLEWAWRLALEPRRLARRYLVDGPEAYLKLRRCSRAGHQESLTGGARSGKFMQAWAEQVSVAIPGRVRGFSGTDEHTDVAVLVVTYNSEKDIAALLESLRPETADQSIKVIVADNSPSPSTLSALKDQTDVFAFPTGGNLGYAAAINAAVEKAGATDAYLILNPDMRVVRGSVRALRDRMALSGAGVVVPLLFDDDGTVYPSLRREPSVSRAIGDALLGSKLPGRPAWLSEMDSDPESYLHAHKIDWATGAALLIRHEVAGLVGNWEEEYFLYSEETDYLRRVREAGATVWFEPLARMEHSRGGSGSSFALDALMTVNRIRYVRKFHSAGYACGFQAAVMLAALLRSPLPGGKEILSVATRERLWEQLPHATRYPATATSRGGFPTGAVIIPAHNEEAVLRRTLKALAIPLASGAVEVIVACNACTDGTEAIAKSFAGVQVVRITEASKVAALNAGDRAATLWPRVYLDADIELPAEALSATFEQLAGDGTIQCARPQFTYNTDGASWPVRAYYRARNRLPKASESMWGAGVYGLNRRGHERFGEFPPVIADDCYIDRLFDSSEKTVLPCPPVIIRTPRSTRALIAVLRRVYRGNSELRAMPGAATGRTVRQLLGSAKTPGSVFDAAVYAAFALLGRQARPGGTAWERDDSSRPDLH, from the coding sequence ATGACCGAATTAGCCTCTCTTCGAAGCCTCGTTCAGGCCGCAGCACTCCTGCGGCCTGAACGCCCTCACCAAGTCGCAACCAGGGAAGCCGGACCGGCCACGCAGGGCAAGTTCGGCGAAGAGGTGACGCTGGGGGGCGTTCCCGTCAAATTGCTGGAACGCGAACAGGCGCTGAAGATCATCATTGACAGGGCACGGGACGGCGGAAGTCGACCACTGGCTGTTGCCTCCGCGAACCTTGATCATGTGAAGCACTTTGGTCAGGGCGGCCGGTGGGCCGATACCTTGGACCACCAGGCGTCAGTGGAATGGCTCACGCTCCTGGATGGCTCCCCGCTCGTCTCCCAGGCTGAGATGATCACTGAGCGGAAGTGGCCGCGGCTCTCCGGAAGTGACCTCATTCTGCCGCTGCTGGACGTCGCTGAAACGGCTGGACTGAGGGTGGGAATCGTTGGGGGGACTGGGGCGTGCCACGACTTGATACGCGAAAAGTTCACCGAGGACCATCCCGGCCTCACCGTGTCCGGTCTTTGGGCTCCTGAACGCAGTTCGCTCGCGGACGCCGCGGCCTCCCACGCCCTAGCGGCCGAAATTTCGAAAGCGGGGACGGACGTCCTGGTTGTGTGCCTGGGCAAGCCCCGCCAAGAACTCTGGATCTCAGAGTTCGGCCAGCTGACGGGTGCGAAGGTGCTGCTCGCCTTCGGCGCCGTAGTGGACTTTCTTGCAGGGCGAGTGCGCAGGGCTCCCGCCCGTGTCAGTGACGCTGGTTTGGAATGGGCCTGGCGACTTGCCCTGGAGCCCAGGCGGCTCGCGCGCCGCTACCTGGTTGACGGGCCGGAAGCCTACCTGAAACTCCGGCGGTGCAGCCGTGCGGGCCACCAAGAAAGCTTGACGGGCGGTGCCCGCTCGGGAAAGTTCATGCAGGCATGGGCGGAGCAAGTTTCAGTTGCGATCCCCGGGCGTGTGCGGGGGTTCTCGGGGACGGATGAGCATACCGACGTTGCCGTTCTGGTAGTCACCTACAACAGCGAAAAGGATATCGCTGCGCTCCTCGAAAGTCTGCGCCCGGAGACAGCGGACCAATCCATCAAGGTAATTGTTGCGGACAACTCCCCCTCACCGTCCACTCTTTCCGCTCTAAAAGATCAGACTGATGTCTTCGCCTTCCCGACAGGGGGAAACCTGGGTTACGCCGCTGCAATCAATGCAGCCGTTGAAAAGGCAGGTGCCACCGATGCTTATCTGATACTCAACCCAGACATGCGGGTGGTGCGCGGATCGGTGCGGGCGCTTCGGGACAGGATGGCATTGTCCGGGGCCGGTGTTGTGGTCCCGTTGTTGTTCGATGATGACGGCACGGTCTACCCTTCGCTGCGTCGGGAGCCGAGTGTTTCCCGGGCTATCGGAGATGCACTGCTGGGAAGCAAGCTCCCGGGGCGTCCAGCCTGGTTATCCGAGATGGATTCTGATCCAGAAAGCTACCTTCATGCCCATAAGATCGACTGGGCAACTGGAGCAGCTCTTCTGATCCGGCATGAGGTGGCCGGGCTGGTGGGGAACTGGGAGGAAGAATATTTCCTGTACTCCGAAGAAACGGACTATTTAAGGCGGGTCCGAGAGGCGGGAGCCACTGTCTGGTTCGAACCGCTGGCACGGATGGAGCACAGCCGGGGAGGTTCGGGCAGTTCGTTCGCGCTTGACGCCCTGATGACCGTTAACCGCATCAGATATGTGCGGAAGTTCCATTCGGCGGGTTACGCTTGCGGATTTCAGGCCGCCGTCATGCTCGCAGCCCTGCTGCGTTCACCGTTGCCGGGAGGCAAGGAAATCCTTTCTGTTGCAACCCGGGAACGGCTATGGGAGCAGCTGCCACATGCCACGCGCTATCCGGCGACCGCAACGAGCCGAGGAGGGTTTCCGACTGGGGCAGTCATCATACCGGCACACAACGAAGAGGCCGTCCTGCGGCGGACGCTGAAGGCATTGGCCATCCCGCTGGCAAGCGGCGCTGTGGAAGTGATTGTCGCGTGCAACGCGTGCACGGACGGGACGGAAGCAATAGCGAAATCGTTTGCTGGCGTCCAAGTCGTCCGCATCACTGAGGCATCAAAGGTCGCGGCACTGAACGCGGGAGACCGTGCGGCAACACTGTGGCCACGGGTATACCTTGACGCGGACATCGAGTTGCCCGCCGAAGCACTCAGTGCCACGTTCGAACAGCTGGCCGGGGACGGAACCATTCAATGCGCGCGTCCTCAGTTCACGTACAACACAGATGGTGCGAGCTGGCCGGTGCGGGCCTACTACCGTGCCCGAAACCGCCTGCCGAAGGCTTCGGAATCAATGTGGGGAGCAGGAGTCTACGGACTGAATCGCAGGGGTCACGAGAGATTTGGCGAATTTCCCCCAGTCATCGCCGACGACTGCTACATCGACCGCCTCTTTGACAGTTCTGAAAAGACCGTCCTTCCGTGTCCACCAGTCATCATCCGCACACCCCGGTCCACGCGGGCTCTTATTGCTGTCCTGCGACGGGTCTACAGAGGCAACAGCGAATTACGCGCAATGCCGGGCGCCGCTACAGGGAGGACCGTCCGCCAACTGCTTGGGTCCGCCAAGACGCCAGGATCGGTGTTTGATGCGGCCGTCTACGCTGCCTTCGCCCTCCTTGGACGTCAGGCCCGGCCCGGTGGTACCGCATGGGAGCGGGACGACTCAAGCCGTCCTGACCTTCACTGA
- a CDS encoding glycosyltransferase, with protein MVEMAEQRGHQCTLFLYDRNSDDVHRHEAIIRRHWKNLKADIRSATTGMDGMDAVIASSWGSAHVVASRAPKTANKFYFIQDFEPYFYPRGALYTFAEDTYRFGFTNIVLGEMVASRLRAEIGIEPDTVVPFGCDDGEYRLLRRDGASTPRAGVVYYAKRSVDRRGYLLAKLALERFHHDHPEHEIHVFGDRVSGWSVPVTNHGSLTPRDLNVLYNRTIASLTFSFTNISLVAEELMAAGNVPVLNDHDFAQADLFAPYAMWTRPNPAAMARALSAAVTAPDIEERARLLNASARRGWTTTAVTVSETIERVCAFPQSRTADTQFVEPQQ; from the coding sequence ATGGTTGAAATGGCCGAGCAACGCGGCCACCAGTGCACGCTCTTCCTCTACGACCGGAACTCGGACGACGTCCACCGCCATGAAGCGATCATCAGACGGCACTGGAAGAATCTCAAGGCAGACATCCGCAGTGCCACCACGGGAATGGACGGTATGGATGCCGTCATCGCCAGTTCCTGGGGTTCGGCGCACGTGGTGGCTAGTCGCGCGCCGAAAACGGCCAACAAGTTCTATTTCATACAAGACTTCGAACCGTACTTCTATCCGCGGGGCGCCCTCTACACCTTTGCAGAGGACACTTACCGGTTCGGGTTCACCAACATCGTGTTGGGCGAGATGGTTGCCTCCAGGCTTCGCGCAGAAATCGGCATTGAACCCGACACGGTGGTGCCGTTCGGCTGTGATGATGGGGAGTACCGGCTACTGCGCCGGGATGGCGCCTCCACACCTCGCGCCGGAGTGGTTTACTACGCCAAACGCTCGGTGGATCGGCGCGGCTACCTGCTGGCCAAACTTGCGCTGGAGAGGTTCCACCATGATCACCCGGAACATGAAATTCACGTTTTCGGCGACCGGGTGTCTGGGTGGTCGGTTCCGGTGACGAATCATGGGTCTTTGACGCCAAGGGATCTGAACGTCCTCTACAACCGGACGATTGCCAGCCTCACATTTTCCTTCACCAACATCAGCCTTGTTGCGGAGGAGTTGATGGCGGCGGGAAACGTCCCTGTTCTGAACGATCACGACTTTGCCCAGGCGGACCTATTCGCCCCTTATGCGATGTGGACGAGACCGAACCCCGCGGCGATGGCCCGGGCCTTGTCCGCAGCGGTCACAGCACCGGATATCGAAGAACGGGCCCGGCTTCTCAATGCATCAGCCCGCCGCGGCTGGACCACGACAGCAGTCACGGTCTCCGAAACAATCGAGCGTGTCTGCGCTTTTCCGCAGTCCCGAACGGCTGACACCCAATTCGTGGAGCCACAACAATGA
- a CDS encoding DUF6492 family protein, with the protein MESKKRGLVVVTPSYAPDSELCRDLNRSVLQWTPPDVQHHIIVPHQDLGVFRMLANNRTVIHDDREFLSSTIRRLPLLNLWMNKRRPWLPVRGWITQQLLKLSAAATLDAEAILLVDSDMVFVSSTGLKSFQQNGAPVLYRKPGAVHSGLPRHRQWLESAHHLLGLEQPGPEDLTDYICWPCAWDPRTVRSMLRRVEDVTGLPWQSAIACQLHFSEMMLYGAYVDGVLGGAPATTSSMNSVIYSAETPLSPAEISALLNRATGTVQAVMISAKSGIAYDVRAKALQEYADSSSRAGGLQ; encoded by the coding sequence ATGGAATCTAAAAAGCGTGGCCTCGTTGTCGTCACCCCCAGCTATGCCCCGGACAGCGAACTCTGTCGCGATCTGAACCGATCTGTCCTGCAATGGACACCCCCGGACGTCCAGCACCACATCATCGTGCCCCATCAGGATCTCGGGGTCTTCCGCATGCTTGCCAACAACAGAACAGTCATCCACGACGATAGAGAGTTCCTGTCGTCCACAATCAGGAGACTGCCGTTACTGAACCTATGGATGAACAAGAGGCGACCATGGCTTCCTGTCCGCGGTTGGATCACTCAGCAACTGCTTAAGCTCTCTGCCGCAGCAACTCTGGACGCGGAAGCCATCCTGCTGGTGGATTCCGACATGGTCTTCGTCTCCAGCACCGGATTGAAATCCTTCCAGCAGAACGGGGCACCCGTGCTCTACCGGAAGCCCGGAGCTGTCCATTCGGGACTGCCCAGACACCGGCAGTGGCTGGAATCGGCGCACCACCTGCTGGGGTTGGAACAGCCCGGCCCGGAGGATCTGACGGACTACATCTGCTGGCCCTGCGCTTGGGATCCCAGAACGGTCCGGTCCATGCTCCGTCGAGTGGAAGACGTAACAGGGCTCCCATGGCAGTCAGCCATAGCATGCCAACTTCATTTCTCCGAGATGATGCTCTACGGCGCCTACGTTGACGGGGTCCTGGGTGGTGCACCGGCTACGACGTCTTCAATGAACAGTGTCATCTACTCTGCGGAGACACCACTGAGCCCTGCTGAAATCAGCGCCCTGCTCAATAGGGCCACTGGAACCGTGCAAGCGGTAATGATCTCCGCCAAGTCCGGGATTGCCTACGACGTCCGAGCAAAGGCGCTGCAGGAATATGCGGACTCCAGCAGCAGAGCCGGAGGCTTGCAGTGA